From a region of the Euzebya sp. genome:
- a CDS encoding four-helix bundle copper-binding protein → MNTTRAMLETYPRDYNVDTDKLQACIDACNECANACTQCADACLSEDNVAELIKCIRLNADCADLCVATGRVLSRQTEYDANVARAALQACIQVCKTCGDECERHASMGMEHCGVCAEACRRCQQACEELLATIS, encoded by the coding sequence ATGAACACCACCAGGGCAATGCTGGAAACGTATCCCCGCGACTACAACGTCGACACCGACAAGCTGCAGGCGTGCATCGATGCGTGTAATGAATGCGCGAACGCCTGCACGCAGTGCGCAGACGCCTGTCTGTCAGAGGACAACGTCGCCGAACTGATCAAGTGCATCCGGCTCAACGCCGACTGCGCCGATCTGTGCGTCGCCACCGGCCGGGTCCTGTCACGCCAGACCGAGTACGACGCCAACGTGGCGCGCGCGGCCCTGCAGGCCTGCATCCAGGTCTGCAAGACCTGCGGTGACGAGTGCGAGCGCCACGCGTCGATGGGCATGGAGCACTGCGGTGTCTGCGCCGAGGCGTGTCGCCGCTGTCAACAGGCTTGTGAGGAACTGCTCGCCACCATCAGCTGA
- a CDS encoding heavy metal translocating P-type ATPase, whose amino-acid sequence MDVREEHVGDPPDHDPHDGDGDGHGAGHGDHAAMFRDRFWVSLVLSVPVIAYSETIQGWFSYSAPEVPGHEWIAPVLGAVIFVYGGWPFLAGAVQEARDRQPGMMLLIGMAITVAFVASAATSVGAFDLEFWWELALLIDVMLLGHWMEMRAIGQARGALQALAELLPDDAERVTDGGVETVDVADLAPDDVVLVRPGGRVPADGEIVDGRAEVDESMITGESKPVGKQPGDQVVAGTVVADSAIRVRVGAVGEDTALAGIQRLVAEAQQSGSRAQALADRAAAWLFYVAAVAAVVTFAAWLVLGDSEQATVRTVTVLVIACPHALGLAIPLVVSISTSVSARSGILVKDRLALERMRDIDVVLFDKTGTLTAGAHAVADVAVTGGVTEEELLRLAAAVEADSEHPLARAIVARADRIDVPHAEGFESMTGRGVRARVDGHTVAVGGPALLRDSDADVPADLDDHVRGWIERGAAVLHVLRDGQVLGAFALEDQVRPESRAAVDALHQRGVAVAMITGDARQVADAVAADLGIDEVFAEVLPEDKDAKVSELRDRGQRVAMVGDGVNDAPALARADVGIAIGAGTDVAIESAGIVLASDDPRAVLSVIELSRASYRKMLQNLAWAAGYNVFAIPLAAGVLAGVGFVLPPAVGALLMSASTVVVALNAQLLRRIDLDRPVLASP is encoded by the coding sequence CTGGATGTCCGTGAGGAGCACGTCGGCGACCCGCCTGACCATGACCCGCACGACGGTGACGGGGACGGTCACGGGGCGGGTCATGGTGATCACGCGGCGATGTTCCGTGACCGCTTCTGGGTGTCCCTGGTCCTCTCGGTCCCCGTGATCGCCTACAGCGAGACGATCCAGGGGTGGTTCAGCTACTCCGCTCCTGAGGTGCCCGGCCATGAGTGGATCGCTCCGGTCCTCGGTGCGGTGATCTTCGTCTACGGGGGCTGGCCGTTCTTGGCCGGCGCGGTCCAGGAGGCGCGGGATCGCCAGCCGGGGATGATGTTGCTGATCGGCATGGCGATCACCGTCGCGTTCGTGGCGAGCGCGGCCACGTCGGTGGGGGCGTTCGACCTCGAGTTCTGGTGGGAGCTGGCGCTGCTGATCGACGTCATGTTGTTGGGCCACTGGATGGAGATGCGCGCCATCGGCCAGGCACGCGGCGCCCTGCAGGCTCTGGCCGAGCTGCTGCCCGATGATGCTGAGCGGGTGACCGACGGCGGTGTGGAGACGGTCGACGTGGCCGACTTGGCGCCGGACGACGTGGTGTTGGTCCGCCCGGGTGGCCGCGTCCCCGCGGACGGGGAGATCGTCGACGGCCGCGCCGAGGTCGACGAGTCGATGATCACCGGGGAGTCCAAACCCGTTGGCAAGCAGCCCGGCGACCAGGTCGTCGCGGGCACGGTGGTGGCGGACTCCGCGATCCGCGTGCGGGTCGGCGCCGTCGGTGAGGACACCGCGCTGGCGGGGATCCAACGGCTGGTCGCGGAGGCCCAGCAGTCCGGGTCCCGAGCTCAGGCGTTGGCGGACCGGGCGGCCGCCTGGTTGTTCTACGTCGCCGCCGTCGCAGCCGTGGTCACCTTCGCGGCCTGGCTGGTGCTGGGCGACTCCGAGCAGGCCACGGTGCGGACGGTCACGGTGCTGGTGATCGCCTGCCCCCACGCCCTCGGGCTGGCCATCCCGCTGGTCGTGTCGATCTCCACGTCGGTCTCGGCCCGCTCGGGCATCCTCGTCAAGGACCGCCTCGCCCTGGAGCGCATGCGCGACATCGACGTGGTGCTGTTCGACAAGACCGGCACGTTGACCGCCGGCGCGCACGCCGTGGCCGACGTCGCGGTCACCGGCGGGGTCACCGAGGAGGAGCTGCTGCGCCTGGCGGCCGCGGTGGAGGCCGACAGCGAACACCCCCTCGCCCGCGCCATCGTCGCCCGCGCAGACCGCATCGACGTGCCGCACGCCGAGGGGTTCGAGTCGATGACCGGCCGAGGGGTCCGTGCCCGCGTCGACGGTCACACCGTCGCCGTCGGCGGACCCGCGCTCCTCAGAGACTCCGACGCCGACGTCCCGGCGGACCTCGACGACCACGTCCGCGGATGGATCGAACGGGGCGCGGCGGTCCTGCATGTCTTGCGCGACGGCCAGGTGCTCGGGGCCTTCGCGCTCGAGGACCAGGTGCGACCCGAATCACGCGCGGCCGTCGATGCCCTGCACCAGCGCGGCGTGGCGGTGGCCATGATCACCGGGGACGCCCGACAGGTCGCCGACGCCGTCGCCGCCGACCTCGGCATCGACGAGGTGTTCGCCGAAGTGCTCCCCGAGGACAAGGACGCCAAGGTCAGCGAGCTGCGAGACCGCGGCCAGCGGGTGGCGATGGTGGGCGACGGCGTCAACGACGCCCCGGCGCTGGCGCGCGCCGATGTCGGGATCGCGATCGGCGCGGGCACCGACGTCGCCATCGAATCCGCCGGGATCGTCCTCGCCTCCGACGACCCCCGAGCGGTCCTGTCGGTGATCGAGCTGTCACGGGCGTCGTACCGCAAGATGCTGCAGAACCTCGCGTGGGCAGCTGGCTACAACGTCTTCGCCATCCCCCTCGCGGCCGGCGTGCTCGCCGGCGTCGGCTTCGTCCTCCCACCCGCCGTCGGGGCGCTGCTCATGAGCGCCTCCACGGTGGTCGTGGCCCTCAACGCCCAACTGCTCCGCCGCATCGACCTCGACCGCCCCGTCCTCGCGTCACCCTGA
- a CDS encoding heme-copper oxidase subunit III — translation MSATTPSASGGTTPSEVEVPDHGHTTNFGISNEKLGMWTFIGSECLFFGAMIATYLLYLNRTNEGPTALEIFDIPFTSASTFILLMSSLGMVLALDALQRRNMRSFQTWTLSTALLGMVFLAGQMYEFTFFVEEGFKFETSPFSAAFYMLTGFHGIHVTFGVVMLVVLWALSLRGSISHKNTEAVEMVGLYWHFVDIVWIVLFTVIYLIPVG, via the coding sequence ATGTCCGCGACGACACCGTCCGCCTCCGGCGGAACGACCCCGTCCGAGGTCGAGGTCCCCGACCACGGCCACACGACGAACTTCGGGATCAGCAACGAGAAGCTGGGCATGTGGACCTTCATCGGGTCCGAGTGCCTGTTCTTCGGGGCGATGATCGCCACCTACCTGCTGTACCTGAACCGGACGAACGAGGGCCCCACCGCCCTCGAGATCTTCGACATCCCCTTCACGTCCGCCTCGACGTTCATCCTGTTGATGAGCTCGCTCGGGATGGTGCTCGCGCTCGACGCGCTGCAGCGCCGGAACATGCGCAGCTTCCAGACCTGGACGTTGTCGACCGCGCTCCTCGGCATGGTGTTCCTGGCCGGGCAGATGTACGAGTTCACGTTCTTCGTCGAAGAGGGCTTCAAGTTCGAGACCAGCCCGTTCAGCGCGGCGTTCTACATGCTGACCGGGTTCCACGGCATCCACGTGACCTTCGGCGTCGTGATGCTGGTCGTGCTGTGGGCGCTGTCCCTGCGCGGCAGCATCAGCCACAAGAACACCGAGGCGGTCGAGATGGTCGGGCTGTACTGGCACTTCGTCGACATCGTCTGGATCGTCCTGTTCACCGTCATCTACCTGATCCCCGTCGGCTAG
- the coxB gene encoding cytochrome c oxidase subunit II, whose translation MRSCRARAFLALATVALAVSGCSANLDGTGTSNIPGPDPQRDIPANALAPMGPVAEAQDDLWNLAYPISIAVFVLVFAGLAFIVVRFRDKGQEQLPKQVHGNTKLEIAWTLVPALILVAIAVPTVQTIFELADEPAEDAVHVTVVAKQYWWQFEYTDDDTGFYTANELHIPAGREVYLTLDGSEPAGPQYGTPPVMHSFWVASLAGKRDWVPGAIREMRIEAYEPGIYPGNCAEFCGLSHANMRFTVIAHEEAEYEEWVANQREPAAEPTDELAVQGQELFVSQTCVACHNITGHPENGESRVGPDLTHFASREAFAGYIFDSPFGESAEDPEASRELLRQWIRHSADLKPGSQMPQFPNISDEDVDALIAYLGTLE comes from the coding sequence ATGAGATCCTGCAGGGCCCGTGCCTTCCTCGCACTCGCCACCGTCGCGCTCGCGGTGTCCGGGTGCTCGGCCAACCTCGACGGCACCGGCACCTCCAACATCCCAGGACCCGACCCGCAGCGGGACATCCCCGCCAACGCGCTCGCGCCGATGGGCCCGGTGGCAGAGGCCCAGGACGACCTGTGGAACCTCGCGTACCCGATCTCGATCGCGGTGTTCGTGCTGGTGTTCGCCGGGCTCGCGTTCATCGTCGTGCGCTTCCGCGACAAGGGGCAGGAGCAGCTGCCCAAGCAGGTCCACGGCAACACCAAGCTCGAGATCGCCTGGACGCTGGTGCCCGCCCTGATCCTGGTCGCGATCGCGGTCCCGACGGTCCAGACCATCTTCGAGCTGGCCGACGAGCCGGCCGAGGACGCCGTCCACGTCACGGTCGTGGCGAAGCAGTACTGGTGGCAGTTCGAGTACACCGACGACGACACCGGCTTCTACACCGCGAACGAGCTGCACATCCCCGCCGGGCGCGAGGTCTACCTCACCCTCGACGGCAGCGAGCCGGCCGGTCCCCAGTACGGCACCCCGCCGGTCATGCACAGCTTCTGGGTCGCCTCCCTCGCCGGCAAGCGGGACTGGGTGCCCGGCGCGATCCGCGAGATGCGGATCGAGGCGTACGAGCCCGGCATCTACCCCGGCAATTGCGCGGAGTTCTGCGGCCTGAGCCACGCGAACATGCGCTTCACCGTGATCGCCCACGAGGAGGCGGAGTACGAGGAGTGGGTCGCCAACCAGCGCGAGCCCGCCGCCGAGCCGACCGACGAGCTGGCCGTCCAGGGCCAGGAGCTGTTCGTCTCCCAGACCTGCGTGGCCTGCCACAACATCACCGGCCACCCGGAGAACGGGGAGTCCCGCGTCGGCCCGGACCTCACGCACTTCGCCAGCCGCGAGGCGTTCGCGGGCTACATCTTCGACTCGCCGTTCGGCGAGTCGGCCGAGGATCCCGAGGCGTCCCGCGAGCTCCTGCGCCAGTGGATCCGCCACTCGGCCGACCTCAAGCCCGGCTCGCAGATGCCGCAGTTCCCCAACATCTCCGATGAGGACGTCGATGCGCTCATCGCCTACCTCGGCACCCTGGAGTAA
- a CDS encoding BlaI/MecI/CopY family transcriptional regulator: MAVRSTGESKMSEQPPPSASADGLLGSLEFGAMKALWEKSPATVNEVRDRINRSRTPHDELAYTTVMTVLARLHDKGLAARERVGRGYSYRPAFSESELVVHLSRRDVVELVDRYGSVALSQFAAALEESDPALLARILRLAGGDEHA; the protein is encoded by the coding sequence ATGGCCGTCCGCTCGACCGGAGAGTCCAAGATGTCTGAACAGCCTCCGCCGTCCGCCTCCGCAGATGGTCTGCTCGGCTCCCTCGAGTTCGGCGCCATGAAGGCGCTCTGGGAGAAGTCACCCGCCACCGTCAATGAAGTCCGAGACCGCATCAATCGGAGTCGGACCCCACACGACGAGCTTGCCTACACCACCGTCATGACCGTCCTCGCTCGGTTGCACGACAAGGGCCTGGCGGCCCGCGAGAGAGTCGGTCGCGGCTACTCCTACAGGCCCGCCTTCTCCGAGTCTGAGCTGGTTGTCCACCTCAGCCGCCGTGACGTGGTGGAACTCGTCGACCGGTACGGGTCAGTCGCCCTCTCCCAGTTCGCGGCAGCCCTAGAAGAATCCGACCCTGCACTTCTTGCACGGATCCTGCGATTGGCGGGAGGTGACGAGCATGCGTAA
- the ctaD gene encoding cytochrome c oxidase subunit I, protein MTAIAENPSGATTPRRRGLFSRPTDSQHGIRSWLTTVDHKRIGIMGAIGSLFFFAVGGLEALLIRAQLAGPNGEILSADLYNQVFTMHGLTMVFFVVMPLGTAFINFVMPLQIGARDMAFPRLNAFSLWVLLAGGLFMYSGILLEGLPSNSWVSYLPQAVVGPDPTGTTLGAEVANIQMSRTLLYSLGIQIAGLSSLASAVNFIVTVLNMRAPGMTLMRMPVFTWMAFVVAFLLLFAMPVIGIALWQLMFEARWGAPFFNPMEGGDPVLWQHMFWLFGHPEVYIMILPAFGIVSEILPTFSRKPLFGYSAVVFSGIAIGFLGWGVWAHHMFTSGLGPVADTAFGLTTMFIAVPTGIKIFNWLGTMWGGQLRFTTPMLFAIGLVSMFTIGGLSGVTHSLVPHDTQQHDTYYVVAHFHYVLFGGALFGLFGGIYYWFPKAFGHLLNERLGKIHFWLMIIGFNLTFGPMHFLGLNGMPRRYYTYADGMGWNFWNAMIGVGAIIIGLSFLTFLLNVVISRKNPPAGADPWDARSVEWLTSSPPPAHNFDTVPVISDRDELWYRKYAGHDGGEGATRVPAGAADDANPGGPYGDKVSGKTAKELGIHMPDPSWYPLFVAFGLPIAAYGVFYEGALQIALFAIGGIITFGAMLGWAIEPSAEDDH, encoded by the coding sequence ATGACCGCGATCGCAGAGAACCCCTCCGGCGCGACCACCCCCCGGCGCCGCGGCCTGTTCAGCAGGCCGACGGACTCCCAGCACGGGATCCGCTCGTGGCTGACGACGGTCGACCACAAGCGGATCGGCATCATGGGCGCGATCGGCTCGCTGTTCTTCTTCGCCGTCGGCGGGCTCGAGGCGCTGCTGATCCGCGCCCAGCTGGCCGGCCCGAACGGCGAGATCCTGTCGGCCGACCTGTACAACCAGGTCTTCACGATGCACGGCCTGACGATGGTCTTCTTCGTCGTCATGCCGCTCGGCACCGCGTTCATCAACTTCGTGATGCCGCTGCAGATCGGCGCGCGGGACATGGCGTTCCCGCGGCTGAACGCCTTCAGCCTGTGGGTGCTGCTGGCCGGCGGCCTGTTCATGTACTCGGGCATCCTCCTCGAGGGGCTGCCGAGCAACTCCTGGGTCTCCTACCTCCCCCAGGCCGTCGTCGGGCCCGACCCGACCGGCACCACCCTCGGGGCCGAGGTCGCCAACATCCAGATGTCGCGCACGCTGCTGTACTCCCTCGGCATCCAGATCGCCGGCCTGTCGTCGCTCGCGTCGGCGGTGAACTTCATCGTCACCGTCCTCAACATGCGGGCGCCCGGCATGACGCTGATGCGGATGCCGGTGTTCACCTGGATGGCCTTCGTCGTCGCGTTCCTGCTGCTGTTCGCCATGCCGGTCATCGGCATCGCCCTGTGGCAGCTGATGTTCGAGGCCCGCTGGGGCGCCCCCTTCTTCAACCCGATGGAGGGCGGTGACCCGGTGCTGTGGCAGCACATGTTCTGGCTGTTCGGGCACCCCGAGGTCTACATCATGATCCTGCCCGCGTTCGGGATCGTGTCGGAGATCCTGCCGACCTTCAGCCGCAAGCCGCTGTTCGGCTACTCCGCGGTGGTCTTCAGCGGGATCGCGATCGGGTTCCTCGGCTGGGGCGTGTGGGCCCACCACATGTTCACCTCTGGCCTCGGCCCGGTGGCCGACACCGCGTTCGGGCTGACGACGATGTTCATCGCGGTGCCCACGGGCATCAAGATCTTCAACTGGCTGGGGACCATGTGGGGCGGCCAGCTCCGCTTCACCACGCCGATGCTGTTCGCCATCGGCCTGGTCAGCATGTTCACCATCGGCGGCCTGTCCGGCGTCACCCACTCGCTGGTCCCCCACGACACCCAGCAGCACGACACCTACTACGTCGTCGCCCACTTCCACTACGTGCTGTTCGGCGGCGCGCTGTTCGGCCTGTTCGGCGGGATCTACTACTGGTTCCCCAAGGCGTTCGGCCACCTGCTGAACGAGCGGCTCGGCAAGATCCACTTCTGGCTGATGATCATCGGGTTCAACCTGACGTTCGGGCCGATGCACTTCCTCGGCCTGAACGGCATGCCGCGCCGGTACTACACCTACGCCGACGGGATGGGCTGGAACTTCTGGAACGCCATGATCGGCGTCGGCGCCATCATCATCGGCCTGTCGTTCCTGACGTTCCTCCTCAACGTCGTCATCAGCCGCAAGAACCCGCCCGCCGGGGCCGACCCGTGGGACGCCCGCAGCGTCGAGTGGCTCACCTCCTCCCCGCCGCCGGCCCACAACTTCGACACCGTCCCGGTCATCAGCGACCGCGACGAGCTGTGGTACCGCAAGTACGCCGGCCACGACGGCGGTGAGGGCGCGACCCGCGTCCCCGCCGGCGCCGCCGACGACGCCAACCCGGGCGGCCCGTACGGCGACAAGGTCAGCGGCAAGACCGCCAAGGAGCTCGGCATCCACATGCCCGACCCCTCGTGGTACCCGCTGTTCGTCGCGTTCGGCCTCCCGATCGCCGCCTACGGCGTGTTCTACGAGGGCGCCCTCCAGATCGCGCTGTTCGCGATCGGCGGGATCATCACCTTCGGCGCCATGTTGGGCTGGGCGATCGAGCCCAGCGCAGAGGACGACCACTGA
- a CDS encoding M56 family metallopeptidase — protein MRNRRLVRSGIIGGAVGCVGGWMIGMGGVAVMAGSAGVMAVVLAAPVIRGAWRHVRLTSALNSVCSPATVHGFPVHTGQLSRAALVAGLHQPEIYVDTNLLADLSDDELTAVLLHEHAHKLGRDPLRAVLIDSLSPVVRHWHGGRLLAALRATAEIRADKYAIRHGASRTALASALLKVAPVPGGGVGFSSAVDLRLRALLGEDLRPPLSGLIGHLACVALVAVPTAAGCAALNLHETIVPQIMASLT, from the coding sequence ATGCGTAACCGACGTCTGGTGCGATCGGGGATCATCGGCGGAGCCGTGGGCTGCGTGGGCGGTTGGATGATTGGCATGGGCGGAGTAGCGGTCATGGCCGGGTCAGCCGGCGTCATGGCCGTGGTGCTCGCCGCGCCAGTCATCCGAGGGGCCTGGCGGCACGTGCGCCTGACCTCGGCGCTGAACTCCGTGTGCTCCCCCGCCACGGTGCACGGCTTCCCGGTCCACACCGGTCAGCTGTCGAGGGCAGCCTTGGTAGCCGGTCTGCATCAGCCCGAGATCTACGTCGACACCAATCTCCTCGCCGACCTGTCGGACGACGAACTCACAGCCGTGTTGCTCCACGAGCACGCCCACAAGTTGGGGCGGGACCCACTGAGGGCAGTCCTGATCGACAGCCTGTCACCTGTCGTGCGACATTGGCACGGCGGACGGCTCTTGGCCGCGCTCAGGGCCACCGCAGAGATCCGCGCAGACAAGTACGCCATTCGACACGGCGCATCCCGAACGGCCCTGGCGTCGGCGTTGCTCAAGGTGGCGCCGGTACCAGGCGGAGGTGTCGGGTTCTCCTCAGCGGTCGACCTGCGCCTTCGTGCTCTCCTCGGCGAGGACCTCCGCCCGCCGTTGTCGGGTTTGATCGGCCACCTCGCGTGCGTGGCGTTGGTAGCCGTGCCGACGGCCGCCGGGTGTGCGGCGTTGAACCTCCACGAGACGATCGTCCCACAAATCATGGCCAGTCTGACCTGA